The following are encoded together in the Asticcacaulis sp. genome:
- a CDS encoding cytochrome c-type biogenesis protein CcmH has protein sequence MIWLLLVFPLHAFAATPQEDARARQLFTEVRCVQCQSESIADSDAQIAGDMRREIRADIAAGKTDAQIRKELFAHYGDYVLFRPRFSAGNLLLWLLPPLIAIVGGAILWVSRRKPEKSGDYALTAAEEKKLRDILKKHD, from the coding sequence ATGATATGGCTTTTGCTTGTCTTTCCCCTCCACGCCTTCGCTGCCACGCCGCAGGAAGACGCCCGTGCCAGGCAGCTCTTTACCGAGGTGCGCTGTGTCCAGTGCCAGAGCGAAAGCATCGCCGATTCGGACGCCCAGATCGCCGGCGACATGCGCCGGGAAATCCGCGCCGATATCGCCGCCGGCAAGACGGACGCGCAGATCCGCAAGGAACTCTTCGCGCATTATGGCGATTATGTTCTTTTTCGGCCGAGATTTTCAGCGGGCAACCTGCTGCTGTGGCTGCTGCCGCCGCTCATTGCCATAGTCGGCGGCGCAATCCTGTGGGTCTCACGGCGAAAGCCTGAAAAATCAGGTGATTATGCCCTAACTGCGGCCGAGGAGAAAAAGCTTCGTGATATCCTGAAGAAACACGATTGA
- a CDS encoding heme lyase CcmF/NrfE family subunit, producing the protein MTHINEIGTYCLVLAFCFSLAQAGLVVAGKGRGIARYAEGMSLAGAVSIVIAFAILIFAFIRSDFSVVNVAEHSHTDKPLLYKISGAWGSHEGSMLLWCTILLVYGALITLRGQGLPESLRLKALGVQGLLGAAFVGFTLFSSNPLARLADVPLQGQSLNPALQDPALAFHPPMLYLGYVGMSVVFSFAVAALIEGRLDRAWARWVRPWALLAWSFLTIGITLGAFWAYYELGWGGWWAWDPVENASFMPWLAATALLHSAIVMEKRDSLKAWTVFLGLLAFTFSMMGAFLVRSGLLTSVHAFAVDPQRGILLAAILLVTAGGGFALFALRAPTLAPGGLFATVSRETTLVLNNLLISAALCSVFLGTLYPILMQALFDKTMSVGAPYYLAVFGPIMIVALLLVPVSTLMSWKRADLKGGLQRLAAAFAVAVLAAAVGSLFYKGPTFLSEAEYLIGLIVGFWLIFGTVRTLMQAVDFRLNATGKALRRLPGVPLATWGMILAHIGLGVFVLGAVVEGHQKLSVMQGMALGDSVKLGQYELRFRSLYQTPGANYDAQGGVFEVRDGKGRIICQPKPQRRFYPASNQVQSKVALCFTPLDDLYVVMAEPQTGEGGVMSWQVRFFYNPWVRLIFFGPLLMALGGCLSLSDRRLRLGIVKKAAKG; encoded by the coding sequence ATGACCCATATCAACGAAATCGGCACCTATTGCCTGGTCCTCGCCTTCTGTTTTTCACTGGCGCAGGCGGGGCTTGTCGTTGCCGGCAAGGGACGCGGCATTGCCCGCTATGCCGAGGGCATGTCTCTGGCCGGCGCGGTCAGCATCGTCATCGCCTTCGCCATCCTGATCTTCGCCTTTATCCGCTCCGATTTTTCGGTGGTGAATGTCGCCGAACATTCGCATACCGACAAGCCGCTGCTCTATAAAATCTCCGGCGCCTGGGGCTCGCACGAAGGCTCGATGCTGCTGTGGTGTACCATCCTGCTGGTTTATGGCGCCCTGATCACCCTGCGCGGGCAGGGGCTGCCGGAATCCCTGCGCCTGAAGGCTCTGGGTGTGCAGGGCCTGCTCGGCGCGGCCTTTGTCGGTTTCACCCTGTTCTCATCCAATCCGCTGGCGCGGCTGGCCGATGTGCCGCTTCAAGGGCAGTCGCTTAATCCGGCGCTGCAGGATCCGGCACTCGCCTTCCATCCGCCCATGCTTTACCTAGGCTATGTCGGCATGTCGGTGGTGTTTTCGTTCGCCGTGGCGGCCCTGATCGAAGGTCGGCTGGATCGCGCCTGGGCGCGCTGGGTGCGGCCGTGGGCGCTGCTGGCGTGGAGCTTCCTGACTATCGGCATTACGCTGGGCGCCTTCTGGGCCTATTATGAACTGGGCTGGGGCGGCTGGTGGGCCTGGGACCCGGTCGAGAACGCCTCCTTCATGCCGTGGCTGGCGGCCACCGCCTTGCTGCATTCGGCCATCGTCATGGAAAAGCGCGACAGCTTGAAGGCGTGGACGGTGTTTCTGGGCTTGCTGGCCTTCACCTTCTCGATGATGGGGGCCTTCCTGGTGCGCTCCGGTTTGTTGACCTCCGTGCATGCCTTCGCCGTCGATCCGCAGCGCGGCATATTGCTGGCGGCGATCCTGCTGGTGACGGCGGGTGGCGGCTTTGCCCTGTTTGCCCTGCGCGCCCCGACGCTTGCCCCTGGCGGCCTGTTCGCCACGGTCAGCCGCGAAACGACCCTGGTGCTGAATAATCTGCTGATCTCGGCGGCGCTGTGTTCGGTCTTTCTCGGCACCTTGTATCCGATCCTGATGCAGGCCCTGTTCGACAAGACCATGTCGGTGGGGGCGCCCTATTATCTGGCGGTCTTCGGGCCGATCATGATCGTGGCGCTGCTGCTGGTGCCGGTCTCGACCCTGATGTCATGGAAACGCGCTGACCTGAAGGGGGGGCTGCAACGGCTCGCGGCGGCTTTCGCCGTGGCCGTGCTGGCGGCGGCGGTCGGTTCGCTGTTTTACAAGGGCCCGACCTTTCTCAGCGAGGCGGAATATCTGATTGGTTTGATTGTGGGGTTCTGGCTGATCTTCGGCACGGTGCGGACCCTGATGCAGGCGGTCGATTTTCGGCTAAACGCGACGGGGAAGGCGCTGCGCCGTCTGCCGGGCGTGCCGCTGGCGACCTGGGGGATGATTCTGGCCCATATCGGCCTCGGTGTTTTTGTCCTCGGCGCGGTGGTGGAGGGGCATCAGAAGCTCAGTGTCATGCAGGGCATGGCCCTGGGGGATAGCGTGAAGCTGGGGCAATATGAGCTGCGTTTCCGGTCGCTCTACCAGACACCCGGCGCCAATTACGACGCGCAGGGCGGGGTGTTCGAGGTGAGGGATGGGAAGGGCCGGATCATCTGCCAGCCGAAGCCGCAGCGGCGGTTTTATCCGGCGTCCAATCAGGTGCAGAGCAAGGTGGCACTGTGTTTCACGCCGCTGGATGATCTCTATGTGGTGATGGCGGAGCCGCAGACGGGCGAGGGCGGTGTCATGTCATGGCAGGTGCGGTTCTTCTATAATCCGTGGGTGCGGCTGATCTTCTTTGGCCCGCTGCTGATGGCGCTGGGCGGGTGCTTAAGCCTAAGTGATCGGCGGTTGCGGCTGGGGATTGTGAAGAAGGCGGCGAAGGGATGA
- the ccmE gene encoding cytochrome c maturation protein CcmE — protein sequence MNFWPKSVKARRRLTIFLIAAPVFIAAVALSLYALKGTVVYFYTPAQWIEAKVPVGKTVRLGGLVKPGSVVKTPDGVTRFTVQDKLKEIAVVYKGELPDLFREGQGVVCEGEVTGATSLKAVQVLAKHDEKYIPKNVQKELEKQGEWRPEAGMDKPKPVQRPFQ from the coding sequence ATGAATTTCTGGCCGAAGTCCGTCAAAGCCCGCCGCCGGCTGACGATTTTTCTCATTGCTGCACCGGTATTTATCGCCGCTGTCGCCCTGAGCCTGTATGCGCTGAAAGGGACGGTGGTCTATTTCTATACGCCGGCGCAGTGGATTGAAGCGAAGGTGCCGGTCGGCAAGACAGTGCGGCTGGGCGGACTGGTCAAGCCGGGCAGTGTGGTGAAGACGCCCGATGGCGTGACCCGCTTTACCGTGCAGGACAAGCTCAAGGAAATCGCCGTGGTCTATAAGGGTGAACTGCCTGATCTGTTCCGCGAGGGGCAGGGGGTTGTTTGCGAAGGTGAAGTGACGGGAGCGACGTCGCTGAAAGCCGTCCAGGTGCTGGCCAAGCATGACGAGAAATACATTCCGAAGAACGTGCAGAAAGAACTGGAAAAGCAGGGTGAATGGCGTCCGGAAGCGGGGATGGACAAGCCGAAACCGGTCCAGAGGCCGTTTCAATGA
- the ccmI gene encoding c-type cytochrome biogenesis protein CcmI, with translation MLLLILTCLLICAALMALVWAWQRKRGSTPALAQEKALYAGFVADLERRLARGDIDGAQAQEERAQAARVLLKASGTVAADAPVKPLYGYVALGVTAILSLAVYLTVGHPDQSDQPYKKRLQTWTRLAQTNPDVLPPQAMAAVLRQGQAGHTNDVTYWLFLGRIDMLAGNNYAGAQDYENARALAPGTFAAWSELGEALTFVGGGTSGPEAVQAFEKALQLNPDDARAHYYLGQQALAEGRYEVARGHYEAALKTMAPDDVSRPQVLEALNSIGPAEASARAMNTRISGMVSGLEAQLQADPENADGWARLLRSYDVLGDKAAHDKARAAMQVHYANRPEVIADILTKAQTRVGSEGEAK, from the coding sequence ATGCTCCTGCTCATCCTTACCTGCCTGCTGATCTGCGCCGCGCTGATGGCGCTGGTGTGGGCATGGCAACGGAAACGCGGTTCGACACCGGCCCTGGCGCAGGAAAAAGCCCTCTATGCAGGGTTCGTGGCCGACCTTGAACGGCGGTTGGCGCGGGGCGATATCGATGGCGCCCAGGCGCAGGAAGAACGGGCGCAGGCGGCGCGTGTGCTGCTGAAAGCCAGCGGCACGGTGGCCGCGGATGCGCCGGTAAAACCACTTTATGGCTATGTGGCGCTCGGCGTGACCGCGATCCTGAGCCTGGCGGTTTACCTGACGGTCGGTCATCCCGATCAGTCGGATCAGCCCTACAAAAAGCGCCTGCAAACCTGGACGCGCCTGGCCCAGACCAACCCGGATGTTCTGCCGCCGCAGGCCATGGCGGCGGTATTGCGGCAAGGGCAGGCAGGACACACCAATGACGTGACCTACTGGCTGTTCCTCGGCCGCATCGACATGCTGGCCGGCAATAATTACGCCGGCGCGCAGGATTATGAAAATGCGCGGGCGCTCGCGCCGGGCACGTTTGCCGCCTGGTCGGAACTGGGCGAGGCCCTGACCTTTGTCGGCGGCGGCACCAGCGGACCGGAGGCGGTGCAGGCATTTGAAAAGGCGCTGCAACTGAATCCGGACGATGCACGGGCGCACTATTATCTCGGTCAGCAGGCGCTGGCGGAGGGCCGGTACGAAGTGGCGCGTGGGCACTATGAAGCGGCACTGAAGACCATGGCGCCGGATGATGTCAGCCGGCCGCAGGTGCTGGAAGCGCTGAACAGCATTGGCCCGGCGGAAGCGTCCGCTAGGGCGATGAATACCCGCATTTCCGGCATGGTGTCAGGGCTTGAGGCGCAATTGCAGGCCGATCCGGAAAATGCCGACGGCTGGGCGCGGCTGCTGCGTTCCTACGATGTGCTGGGGGACAAGGCGGCGCATGATAAGGCGCGGGCGGCGATGCAGGTGCATTATGCCAATCGGCCGGAAGTCATCGCCGATATCCTGACGAAGGCGCAGACGCGCGTCGGTTCGGAAGGAGAGGCGAAATGA